The following nucleotide sequence is from Camelus bactrianus isolate YW-2024 breed Bactrian camel chromosome 19, ASM4877302v1, whole genome shotgun sequence.
TGTTCCATCAGCATTCTGGGAAAGTCTCTGGCTGACAAGCTTGCTCTTGTGGATGTTTTGAAAGATAAACTCAAAGGCAAAATGGTGGATCTGCAGCATGGAAGTTTGTTTCTTCAGACACCCAAAATTGTGGCAGATAAAATTACTCTGTGACCACCAATTCCAAGATTGTGGTGGTGACTGCAGGAGTTCGCCAGTAAGAGGAGAAGAATCACCTCAGTCTGGTGCAGAGGAACCTTAATGTCTTTAAGTTCATCATTCCTCAGATAGTCAAGTATAGTCCTGATTGTATCATAATTGTGGTTTCTAACCCAGTGGATATTTTCACATGTTACCTGGAAACTAAGTGGATTACCCAAGCACCATGTGATTGGAAGTGGGTGTAATCTGGATTCTGCTAGATTCCACTATCTAATGGTGGAAAAACTTGGTATTCATCCCAGCAGCTGCCACAGATGGATTTTGGGAGAACATGGTGATTCAAGCGTGGCTGTGTGGAGTGGGGTGAATGTGGCAGGTCTTTCTCTCCAGGAACTGAATCCAGAAGTGGGAATAGACAAtgacagtgaaaattgtaagGAAGTGCATACGTTGGTGGTAGAGAGTGCCTATGAAATCATCAAGCTGAAGGGACACACCAACTGGGCTGTTGGACTAAGTGTGGCTGATCTCATTGAATCCATGTTGAAAAATCTCTCCAGGATTTACCCAGTATCAACGATGGTGAAGGGGATGTATGGCATTGAGAATGAGGTCTTCCTGAGCCTTCCGGGGATTAACCAGTGTTATCAACCAGAAGTTGAAAGATGAGGAGGTCACCCAACTCAAGAAAAGTGCAGACACCCTGTGGGACATCCAGAAGGATCTAAAGGACCTGTGACTACTGGCTTCTAGTTCTAGGCTGTAGAATCTTTAAAACTACAGTGTGATTAACCATGAGCCTTTAGTTTTCATCCATGTACATGGGGCACAGTTTGCTTTTATCTCCCTAAATCTGTGAATCTGGGTTCACAGAATCAAAGCCTGTGCTTGATTTAATGCTTGCAATATGAGTCCTTAAACAAATACAATTAACGATCGTAgtgtgaaaagaataaaataaaataaaggcaagATGTCAGCTTTCTCCAAAGAAGttatacagatggtcaacaggcacatgaaaagatgttcatcacTAGTTAttcgagaaatgcaaatcaaaactacaatgaggtatcatctcacagtggtcagaatggccatcatcaaaacaataaatgctggagaggtgtggagaaaaaggaaccctcctacagagttgggaatgtaaactggtgcagccactatggagaatagtatggagatgccttaaaaaatgaaaaatatagttaccatatgatccaacaatcccactcctgggcatgaaTCCAGAGAAAACCCTAttctgaaaagacacatgtaccccaatgtttatagcagcactatttacagtagccaagaccaAACACCAGAGTGTTCACAGAGAGGTGAGATTAtgagttatttctgttttctcccttttgtTTACCTGTGTGTCTGATTTTTCTAGCATGAAATGTTAATTAAACCTCCTCTCATCCCTAAATAAAGAACAATGGAAGAATCTTGCCTGACTTCCTCAGTCTTTGTAAGGGGGAATTAGTAATCCTGTTTCTTGCCTGGATTCAGCCTGTCCAACAGTTTGGAAAGACAACATCTTAAGTAGAATTCAGAGAATATGTCTAAGAAATGAGACacttttaaagttaatttataaGTAAGATATTAAAAGCAGTCTGTACTGCTATGGGTCACAGTGGGAAGTGCAGTAACAAATGTTGATAGGTGATTTTTAAACACTGATCATGACTAAAAAGCAACATTTCATTACCCATTCCATCCTACTCAAAGGGAAAATCTATTATGTGGCCACAAAGGGCTTTGAAAGTGAGAAGTCTGTGGGCTTCTTGTGCCTAGCCAAGATTGCATAAAGGCTCCCTGATATTAAAGAGTTGATATAGATGAACAGACAAACAGACTGTCTGTTGAAGTAGGCAAGTAGTGTTACTTCAGGAAATAGTAATGTCATCTGTGGGAATCATAAATGTGAATTCTCTCAATACAGGCTTTTCTCCAGGTGCTGTCACAGAAAGATATTTGGATGGGCCCTAATTACTATAAATTCAAGGTTCTAGTGCCCACAAATTATAAAACAAGGTAAACAGAATTCTTTAGGAAATGTCTTAATTAACTTCACTACTGTcttgaatgtattttatttagcaATAATTTATTCAGTACTTTGAAatcattccataattatatattgaGAATATAACACGAGTTTTGTGGTGTGCATTAAGAACTCCAAATTGAGTTGGACCAGTGGCCTGCCTTTGAGGGACTCACAAATTATTGCAAATGATTGGAACATGACATGGTGTGACCACCAACAAAAGATACAACAAAGATACCAACAAAAGATACATACAAGGTACAATGGTGACACAAAGAAGGGAGTCTACAGCTCTGTTAAGTTGAGTTAGGGAAGCTTTCACAGATGTGGAGATGATTGAACTTGGATTGAAGGAAAATTAGGAGCTCAACAGGGCTGATTAGGTAGTTGGGATAGGGGAGTATAATATAATTGGTAAAGAGGGATTTAAATGTGCAAAAAGACCATTATGGAAATAATAATTTGGGTAGGGGTGCTCACACTAATTTGGCAGAAATATAAGTGGCTCCATAAAATAACCCAGTGGAGGTGAGTGGGGACCAGTTCATAACAAATTGAACACTGTTCTAAAGATATTTGATCCTTTGAAAGATTTTTAGTTGTGAAATTGAGCTTTACTGGGTGGGTAAAACTTTATGGGAAACTCTGAAATAATATCAATGTATCTAGTCAAACCTAAAAGCAATCTTATTCTTAGAGAATTTTTTGGGAAgtttcacacattaaaaaaattattattggaTATGCTTATGTGTCTACCTTGATTAGCTAATGATTCAGTTAATCTTCCAAATGGATTACCTTTGTGAGTGAAAGGTGGCAATAGCTGAGTGGGACATTGGACTAGGACTGTCCCATACAAACCAGAACACGTGACCAAGCCTGACCCAAGTGGGCTGATGGCCCAGGTGGAGGAATGATTGTTCCTGCTCTCTGAGAGCTCATATCTTGAGGAAAGAGGAGTAAGTAGGAGGTGGTGGAATATTCTGTGACCATGAAGTCCATATTTGGGAATGAAAGTGGGGTGGACTTGGATATCCTGTCTTTCCACATGGGTTAAAATGAGAGCTCAGAGCTCTGATAGCTCTCAAAACTCTGTCTCATCTTCAAAGACCGTGTGACTTTGACACAGATCACTGGACAAAGAATCCTGCTGCCTGTTTGTCTTGGGAAGTCAGTAAACATGAAGCTGTTTCTGGTTCTCATTATTCTGCTGTTTGAGGTATCCAAAGGTAACTTGTCCAAATGTAccatgaaattctagaaaatactaCTCTTCATAGGGGTGGGGTCAGGGCTTTCAAAATTGTTAATATCTTGCCAGCTTCATCAAAATTCCCTACTGTTTGGGTGCCTGACTTGAGTCTCTGTCTTAGAAGACAGCATGGAGGGAGGTGAGAAATCAGGGCTTTGTACTCAGAGTCCTCTCCCAAGGTAGGAGTGAACCCATCAtctagttttatatttataatgttgaatatagttttcacccaggaacctggccatctctttttccatttaaattcatttttcagCCTATATTACAACAGTAATGAGAACAGTACAAGCTTTGGAGGCATGTAGATGTTAGGTTAAAATATGACTTCATCACTGGCTAGTCATATGGAATGAGTTAAGTATGCCCTTTGaaaatcagttttctcatctgtcaagtgaATATAATAACTCAATTTCTTAATGATTGTATTTCATGTGAGGATGACATGAGTTTACAAAAGTGAAGCACCAAGTTCATAGTAGGAGCTCTGTCAGTGAGAGTTCCCTTCTTCCTTGCTACTATAGAAGGCATGTTGTCTTTTTGTGGccctaaaaatatcttttaaccTTCAGAGATGCTCCTTGGTTCTGGAATTTACAATAGGGAGAACCGTGTCTTTGTTCTTCATCTTTATTCTGTAGGTTTGTCCACATTTGTGTACAAGGGCAACTAAAGAATTGGAAACAGGAGATTGAGGACCTTAATGCAGTACTCTGAAAAGGCAACAGTTTGGATCTCTGGAAGACAGATATGCATGGAATTGAGTTTGTTCCCAGATAGCACATTTATCCGAGATcaaaaggaggagagagggagggagggagagggagagagagtcgGGGGAGGAATAGGCGGAGCTAGGTTATGAAGAAGTCACAGAGGCTGAATGAGCAAAGGAGTTTTCAACAGCAATAAATGATGAGACCCATGAGGTATTGGCAAAGGGAGAGCTCTGCTGACCTTGTCAGTGAGTGTGAAACGCAATTACACTGTTCACTTAAAAAGTTTTATCTGTGatgttctttaaaaagttaatttggCTCTGAATTGTGCCATGATGACAAGTTGGTACTCTCTGAGGACACTGGACTGGGGTAGGCTGATGGAATGCTGACTTTGATATTGACTGGGAACCTGGGGTTTTGGAAGTCCTGCATTTGGGATGATTTTCAGGGAGGAGGCTTTGAATTTTCTCCTATCAGCATAAGATTCACTTTGGGACAATAGGAGGCCGTAGCTTGTGGGGAACCATGTGACCCTTCTGCTCTGCCTCAGGAACTAATCTGGTGCATTGCTGTTTCCTGCGCACAGATGCAGCACGACCCAGAAAATGCTTTAATAATGTAGCAGGCTACTGCAAGAAGAAATGCGATCTGGGGGAAGTATTTGAAGTAGCATGTTCACATAGAAAATTATGTTGTGTTTACGAAGCGGACAACAGAAAAGCCCAAGAAGCCGCAAAGTTACCTGAACCTCCTTTGAAGCCTGATTTGAAGTTGGACTATATCATTTTACCCACTGTCACACTTGATACAGTTACACCGTAAACCAAGTGCTTGGTCTACCGGTCTCCGCTCTTCCTAAATCAAAAGTGCCACCTAATCCAACAGGCAGGGGCAAGAGATTTATCTACTACTTTTGTGAACTAGATTCCCCATATAATAAAGTCTTATGCTTTCCCCTGGATTTACTTATTAATGTATTCACTTATTATTTTGAACACTTCAAACATAAATGAATAGTTACCATGTTCCAGGCATTATGCTAGCAACATGGATGATGCAAAGATGAAGTGAACATTTGGTAGAGGTAGACGTTAGCCCCTCCATTTTCTATGTGAGGTCGTATTTCACAGCATTTCAGGTATTACTCCTCTTTTTAATGAAGTTTCTTAGGTTTAAGCAGATCTGAATGTTCCAACTTTGTGGGTGTGGGaatggatacagatgattttgcTAAACAACTGAGAATTGATTAGAAGAAGACAAGacatttgaatattttcatacatttattgGGGCAGATCTAATGGGCGGTCATGACAGCTAGTGATAATTCCAATACATCCTTTAAAGCTCATTTAATGTGCATgctccatttcctttttttagtAGCAATTTGAGCATCCACTTGACACTATTAGACAAGCATTACTTTTAGAATTCTTAAACACATTGCATagtctgtttgttttaatagTGTGAAATTTACAAACTTTTAGCTATTCAGATAAATAAGGTCTAGGGATCTAATGTTAAAAATACGGTGACTATAGTTGACAACACTGGATTGTATAACCGAAGTTTGCTGAGAGTAGAACTTAAGTGTTCtcacaaaacagacagacaaacaaactTGTGgtaatggatgtgttaattaacaaATGGAGAGGCTTCTTTTCATAATGTATACATCTATTAAATTACCACGAtgcacactttatttttttccacatataagtgagatcatatggtatttttctttctctttctggcttacttcacttataatgacaatctccaggcccatccatgctgctgaaaatggcattattttattctttttttatgtctgtgtagTATTctgctgtatatatataccacaacttctttatccagttttctgttgatggacatttaggttgcctccatgttttggctgttgtaaatagtgctgctgtgaacattgagatgtatgtgttttttcaaattgtatttttctctgtatatatgcccaggagtaggattgctgggtcatatgataagcttatttttagttttttagagaaactccatactgtcctccatagtggctgcactaatttatatTCCCATTAACAATGtgggagagttcctttttctccacaccctctccagcatttatcatttgtgaacttttaaatcatggccattctgactggtgtgaggtgatatctcattgtaatttttttttcgaTTTGGAAGTTAatctttttcattgtaattttgatttgcatttctctaacaattagtgatgttgagcatcttttcatatgcttgttggccatctggatgtcttctttggagagatgtctatttaggttttctgcccatttttttattgggttgcttGTTGTTTGACATTAAGCTGtacgagctgtttgtatattttggaaattagtcccttgtcagttgcatcatttgcaaatattttctcccattctataggttttctgttcattttgttgctggtatccttagctgtgcaaaagcttttattaggtccatttgtttatttttgcttttatttccattactctaggagctggttcaaaaaatattgctgtgatttatgtcaaagagtgttctgcctgagttttcctctaggagttttatagtatctggtcttacatttagaacTAAAGAAATTAGACTTCCCCATAGTTCAACTTTGGGTACTCTATTCTTACACCAAACAAAGTACATCTATAGTCTCCTAAAATGTCCTATCTTTTCTAATTTCCTtccatttgttgattttattcTGTTCACTCAAATTGCCTTCTCTGCTAACACCTGTTGAAATCCTACACATTTCACAAGGCACCACTTTAATCCTAGATTCACTCACAAATTTTTCTGAATACACAGCTTCATCTTTCCCTCTCCTGAATTACATGTCTACTTTCCTGAGTTTCTTCATCCAGTCTTCcatgttgtaatttttttttcagggtacTAGTTATATCTTCTTTTCAAGGGGGAGGTTCTGAATTGTCCTTATCAATTCATCATTTGATATATTGAGTGTTCAATCTCTGATTAAAGAACAAATGAATCAGAAAACTGTCAATGAGCTTTATTGGAATCCCCTTTGAGGTCATTCTGGGGATCTAGGAACCAGAAGGGAGAAGATGTGGACTTCTTCACTTTAGTTTATCAAAATAGGTTGAGAAATAGACTAACAGAAAGTTGTGCTTGATTTTATGTAGACTTTTTCTTGGGGTTTGCATAATTGTGTTCATCTCCATAATAATCTTGAGGTAAAGTGACTGCATATGTCATTGGCTTTGGACGAGTTGGTTTCGTAACTTTTTTACGTTCTTCTAGTTTCATGATATCGAGGCAACAATATCTCCCATTTTCACATAGCACTTCACgtatttctgttgttttgcaTATTTTCCTGCAGTATCCTTGTATATATTGACCCCAGCATTTCTTAAGTTGGTCAGTTACTGTGCATATAAAGAACAATAGGTCAAGGTCAGTGTTTGAGACTGAAAGGCAACTTTGGTCATGGGGAAGGCAGAGGACGTTTGTAGGGAGATTCGCAAAGCATATATCAGTAATATCGCACAGAAAATTCTCCAGGAGGGTAAACCTCAGTGTTTATGTTTAACTGATCACTCATACTTTGTTCCTCTAAGTATTCGGGCTTCCATCCAACATCTGATGGACTTCACCAAGAGCACAGAtcttatttgggaaaataaaggcGCTGAATCCTGGATTTCAGGCTATGGAACTACGTTCCATCTGAGAACCTCAATAAATCTGCATCTGTTTAAATGCTTCCAGGGTACTACTTTCTTAACTACTGCCCAGAAAGCAATAATTTGTCACTATGTGTTTATGTCTGAATGGAACTCTGCTCTTGGGTTCATACTTGCTACCATGGTCaaggatgactttttttttgatCCAGTCGATATTTTTTCCACCCTCAACATTCTTCCTCTCATATTACTTCTCACTATTGTACATTTTTGCCAATGAATATCTTCCTTTAGCTGCTATGTCATCATAATAATCTTGGACTTGTTTTGTCCTCTATGACTCCTCATTCTCTTTCTACCTCCAGAGGCAAGAATTCCTCCAGACCTCTTTTCACCTTGATATATATTCTTTCCTTCAGTGATCCTAAATATTTTCAATGATCTAAGAGCTAGGATGTTCAAATTTTGGCTTCAGGGCTTGTACCATCCTCTGGAGTAAACCCCAGAGGATGAAGACTGGGAACAAAGATGCTGCCTCCAACACCAGGTTCTAGACACTTTTTTGATTCTTAGGACTTTAAGGAGTTAGGGGAAAACTGTCATTATTCCTATAACAAGGGATAAATATAAGAGATCTggttttgaaagagaaaagaaagctaaTTTTTCAGTTCCTTTGTATGTTGCAAAGCCCTATGTTAGATGTTTCACAAGTGTTCTATCATTTAATAACCCCCTGCCCCCATGAGCTAGGTGTCATTATCTCCAcaaacgaggaaactgaggctcaaggagtCTTCACCTTTTATCCAAAGTTGACAAACTAATACACACTGAAGGCATGCTTCTCAAACCTGAATCCAAAGTTTGTTCTTCTTCCACTATTCACACAGTGTAgtataatagattaaaaaatatatatatacatatatataatatatgtattacatatatataatattggaGTGGAAGAAAATATGGCTTGATGCCAGAGTAAAAACTATATCCAAAGAAATAAGGGCATTCCCAGATATCTGGCTCATGTCTTTCTGTCATGCGTCCTTCCCAGAGGAAATTATGACCTCTTTTCAGCTTTATGAGCACTCCTTTTTAAGAATAGTACCATGGTAGAAGGCTTCAGGAAGAGAGAATTTCTGATGATATTGGATAGACTTCAGCTATTCCTAGGACCCTATCTCTTCCTACTGTGAATTATAAAATTCCCTTGGGTTCTTGAAAATATCCATCCCCTTGTTGATTTGAGTGAGCCCCAGGAAATCTCTGTATTACCTGTGAACTTCTGGAACAGCAGAATTGCAATGATCAGGAGAAGCCTCATGGCCAGGCTTTCCAGAGGATGTGGCAGGCAAACCTTTTGTCAAGTGAATTGCACACTAAGTCACCTTCTTCAGAGACTTGGATTCTTATGCACTGAACCAGAACAGATGGTATGATACAAAGTGTGCCCCCCAAATTCTGAACTGTGGACTTTGTATCATGTGGGCAGGCACAGGAAATTTGGTTACCCACTCTACCCCCACATGGAATTCAGAGATGTTGATTTGATGCCATCCTGTAGGTTGGCATGCCATCACAGCTGctgccattctgtaggttgtagACTGCTGGTGGGTAGAATCTGTTCTTTCTCTACTTTGGCTGTCTGCCCGGTGAGGCCAAGGTAAACATGTACTCACTTGCAAGAATGAATaaggtaataaaataaatgaagcttATTCCATTTATTGCATTCAGCTGAGTCTAGGTCTCTGGGTGTTGTGTCTATCACTTCAGGCATTATAGATGGCAGCTGAGTTTTATCCCCTTATCCTAGATAAATTTAATTTACTCACAGACAGGCAATACACAATGATGGAGGAATATAGGATGACTacaataaaattttcatttagaaacagcaaaaaaaggagagaaaagacagataaCATTGCATAAAGCAATGTTGGACCATA
It contains:
- the DEFB128 gene encoding beta-defensin 128, coding for MKLFLVLIILLFEVSKDAARPRKCFNNVAGYCKKKCDLGEVFEVACSHRKLCCVYEADNRKAQEAAKLPEPPLKPDLKLDYIILPTVTLDTVTP
- the DEFB127 gene encoding beta-defensin 127, coding for MRLLLIIAILLFQKFTVTDQLKKCWGQYIQGYCRKICKTTEIREVLCENGRYCCLDIMKLEERKKVTKPTRPKPMTYAVTLPQDYYGDEHNYANPKKKST